A DNA window from Streptomyces sp. CA-278952 contains the following coding sequences:
- a CDS encoding VOC family protein — MTAAEQSTPVHGVPCWVSLMTPDVRAAQDFYGTVLGWTFRSGTLGEGFTVAHLDALPVAGIARIAPGLPNAVSWTPYFAVDDADATAARVRERGGTIAVGPIRLGPGRGAVAADREGAGFGFWEGRTPPWSFGRDKPPASIELRTSHAFDCAIFYAEVFGWASEEPGGCEVGYAYEQDAVVVRQGGRTVATLRGGGDASSPDPRLRPRWHVRFPVADLEAATEAARAAGGAVGPLADSPADGTEVVIRDPHGGIFTVCAHQPDAL; from the coding sequence ATGACCGCGGCAGAGCAGAGCACCCCGGTGCACGGGGTTCCGTGCTGGGTCAGTCTCATGACCCCGGACGTACGGGCCGCCCAGGACTTCTACGGGACCGTCCTCGGGTGGACCTTCCGCTCCGGCACCCTCGGCGAGGGCTTCACCGTCGCCCACCTCGACGCCCTGCCGGTCGCGGGGATCGCCCGGATCGCCCCCGGTCTGCCCAACGCCGTCTCCTGGACCCCGTACTTCGCCGTCGATGACGCGGACGCTACAGCGGCCCGGGTCCGGGAACGGGGTGGCACCATCGCCGTCGGCCCGATCCGGCTGGGCCCCGGGCGGGGGGCCGTGGCCGCCGACCGGGAAGGGGCCGGATTCGGCTTCTGGGAAGGCCGGACCCCGCCCTGGTCGTTCGGCCGCGACAAGCCGCCCGCCTCCATCGAACTGCGGACGAGCCACGCCTTCGACTGCGCGATCTTCTATGCCGAGGTGTTCGGCTGGGCCTCCGAGGAACCCGGCGGCTGCGAGGTCGGCTACGCGTACGAACAGGACGCGGTCGTCGTACGGCAGGGCGGCCGCACCGTGGCCACGCTGCGCGGAGGCGGCGACGCCTCTTCGCCCGACCCCCGGCTGCGCCCGCGCTGGCACGTCCGGTTCCCGGTCGCGGACCTGGAAGCGGCCACCGAGGCGGCCCGCGCGGCGGGCGGTGCGGTGGGACCGTTGGCGGACTCGCCCGCCGACGGAACCGAAGTGGTGATCAGGGACCCCCACGGCGGCATCTTCACCGTCTGCGCCCACCAGCCGGACGCCCTCTGA
- a CDS encoding endo alpha-1,4 polygalactosaminidase has translation MSQHAVRTFLRRRSTLAGLAGGVAIATGAGLLLSNAFASGSAPEVVPPEADVTFDYQIGGAYAPPAGVGAVSRDRGDEPAEGLYNVCYVNAFQTQPDALDRWEKDNPDLLLRDGDLVNDEEWGEALLDTSTAEKRTRLADIVGGWVDGCAKSGFQAVEPDNLDSYERSKGLLTRAHNAAFAKLLADRAHAAGLAIGQKNTTDLLEQRGTIGFDFAVAEECGRYGECEEYASAYGDRVFVVEYTEDDYAKACASVGAKVSVVRRDLDVRPAGRPGYVFRTC, from the coding sequence ATGTCCCAGCACGCCGTCCGTACGTTCCTCCGCCGCCGAAGCACGCTCGCCGGTCTGGCCGGCGGTGTCGCGATCGCGACGGGAGCGGGACTGCTGCTGTCCAACGCCTTCGCCTCGGGGTCAGCGCCCGAGGTCGTGCCGCCCGAGGCCGACGTGACCTTCGACTACCAGATCGGCGGCGCGTACGCCCCGCCCGCCGGGGTCGGGGCGGTCTCCCGCGACCGGGGCGACGAGCCGGCCGAGGGCCTGTACAACGTCTGTTACGTCAACGCCTTCCAGACCCAGCCCGACGCGTTGGACCGGTGGGAGAAGGACAACCCCGATCTGCTGCTGCGCGACGGCGACCTGGTCAATGACGAGGAGTGGGGCGAGGCGCTGCTCGACACCTCGACCGCGGAGAAGCGCACCCGGCTGGCGGACATCGTCGGGGGCTGGGTCGACGGCTGCGCGAAGTCCGGTTTCCAGGCGGTGGAGCCGGACAACCTGGACTCCTACGAGCGGTCGAAAGGCCTGCTGACCCGGGCGCACAACGCGGCGTTCGCGAAGCTCCTGGCCGACCGGGCGCACGCCGCCGGGCTGGCGATCGGCCAGAAGAACACCACCGATCTGCTGGAGCAGCGGGGGACGATCGGGTTCGACTTCGCCGTCGCCGAGGAGTGCGGCCGGTACGGCGAGTGCGAAGAATACGCCTCCGCGTACGGCGACCGGGTGTTCGTCGTCGAGTACACCGAAGACGACTACGCGAAGGCGTGTGCGTCCGTGGGGGCGAAGGTCTCGGTGGTGCGCCGGGATCTCGACGTCCGGCCGGCCGGACGGCCCGGATACGTGTTCCGTACCTGCTGA
- a CDS encoding sensor histidine kinase, with amino-acid sequence MAQPVRRRRSPARRRLHRLRLRLTAAYTLITVVGLACLSWLVIRTDDRARLDAEYDEMRRRASVAASLVYYEDERIRLDGLADDEATSGTPQVLVVEGRPGGAPVTVFRGRTARFAVGAGTLGAVTRSAMDEEGPVRAEARDRTGEPVRLLAVPFYHDATDEVAGAAVAVGDPERGAAEHRSLVLSLVVGAGALAALAALTGHVLSGRSMRPAWEALEQQERLLADAAHELRTPVAVMRGSVEVAAGAPGGLEAQLPRIRRAADRMADVVENLLTRGRLEAAVDVVRAEPLRLDQLVEEVCAELPEGGHGLESLLEESVVEADAALVRIAVRNLLDNAVRHGRAPGAPDGADLLVSVRGPEVRVADRGPGVAPARLPELMERFSSPGGGTGIGLSLVRRIAEAHRGSLTVRARPGGGAEFVLRLAPARSRRGFGRALTIRS; translated from the coding sequence ATGGCGCAGCCCGTACGGCGGCGCCGCTCACCGGCCCGGAGGCGGCTGCACCGGCTGCGGCTGCGGCTGACCGCCGCGTACACCCTGATCACCGTCGTCGGGCTGGCCTGCCTGTCCTGGCTGGTGATCCGTACCGACGACCGGGCGCGGCTGGACGCCGAGTACGACGAGATGCGCCGCCGGGCGTCCGTCGCGGCCTCCCTCGTCTACTACGAGGACGAGCGGATCCGGCTGGACGGGCTCGCGGACGACGAGGCGACCTCGGGAACCCCGCAGGTCCTGGTGGTCGAGGGCCGCCCCGGCGGTGCACCGGTCACCGTCTTCCGGGGGCGTACCGCGCGGTTCGCCGTGGGCGCCGGGACGCTCGGGGCGGTGACCCGTTCGGCGATGGACGAGGAAGGGCCGGTACGGGCCGAGGCGCGCGACCGCACGGGAGAGCCCGTCCGTCTGCTGGCCGTGCCCTTCTACCACGACGCCACCGACGAGGTGGCGGGCGCGGCCGTCGCGGTCGGCGATCCGGAGCGCGGGGCGGCCGAGCACCGCAGTCTGGTCCTCTCCCTCGTCGTCGGGGCCGGTGCGCTGGCCGCACTGGCCGCGCTGACCGGGCATGTCCTCTCCGGACGGAGTATGCGGCCGGCCTGGGAGGCACTGGAGCAGCAGGAACGGCTGCTGGCCGACGCGGCGCACGAGTTGCGGACCCCGGTCGCGGTGATGCGCGGATCGGTGGAGGTGGCCGCCGGGGCTCCGGGCGGGCTGGAGGCGCAGCTGCCCCGGATCCGGCGGGCGGCGGACCGGATGGCCGATGTCGTGGAGAACCTGCTGACCCGGGGGCGGCTGGAGGCCGCCGTGGACGTCGTGCGGGCGGAGCCGCTGCGCCTGGACCAGCTCGTCGAGGAGGTGTGCGCGGAACTGCCGGAGGGCGGGCACGGGCTGGAGTCGCTGCTGGAGGAGTCGGTGGTCGAGGCGGACGCGGCGCTGGTGCGGATCGCTGTGCGCAACCTCCTGGACAACGCCGTGCGCCACGGCCGGGCCCCCGGGGCGCCGGACGGGGCCGATCTGCTGGTGTCCGTACGCGGACCGGAGGTGCGGGTCGCCGACCGGGGCCCGGGGGTGGCTCCGGCCCGGCTGCCGGAGCTGATGGAGCGGTTCAGCTCGCCGGGCGGGGGAACGGGGATCGGCCTCTCGCTGGTACGGCGGATCGCGGAGGCCCACCGGGGGTCACTGACCGTCCGGGCGCGCCCCGGCGGCGGCGCGGAGTTCGTCCTGCGTCTCGCGCCCGCCCGGTCGCGGCGCGGCTTCGGCCGGGCGCTCACGATTCGCTCATGA
- a CDS encoding response regulator transcription factor — protein sequence MRVLLVEDDDDLRDVIAAGLRDGGFAVDCASDWPEADVLLHTTAYDCVVLDRMVPFGDTLAPLEGRRRAGWSVPVLCLTALDSLHERLRGLESGADDYLAKPFSMRELVLRVRGLSRRASARLPSFLSCADVVMDVARHEVRRGGVLLSLSPKEYAVLQQLLVHRDTVVTRTGLLEHCWDEMADPVSNVVDAVVAGLRRKLGSPGLVHTVRGQGFLLSAEPGPS from the coding sequence ATGCGTGTGCTGCTGGTGGAGGACGACGACGACCTGCGGGACGTGATCGCGGCCGGGCTGCGGGACGGCGGCTTCGCCGTGGACTGCGCGTCGGACTGGCCGGAGGCGGACGTGCTGCTGCACACGACGGCGTACGACTGTGTGGTGCTGGACCGGATGGTGCCCTTCGGCGACACCCTCGCGCCGCTGGAGGGCAGGCGCCGGGCCGGCTGGTCGGTGCCCGTGCTGTGCCTCACCGCGCTGGACTCCCTGCACGAGCGGCTGCGGGGGCTGGAGAGCGGGGCGGACGACTATCTGGCCAAGCCGTTCTCGATGCGCGAGCTCGTCCTGCGCGTCCGGGGCCTGAGCCGGCGGGCGTCGGCCCGGCTCCCCTCTTTCCTGAGCTGTGCGGACGTGGTCATGGACGTGGCACGGCACGAGGTGCGGCGCGGTGGTGTGCTGCTGTCGCTGAGCCCGAAGGAGTACGCCGTGCTCCAGCAGCTCCTCGTCCACCGGGACACCGTCGTCACCCGTACCGGGCTGCTGGAGCACTGCTGGGACGAGATGGCCGACCCGGTCTCCAACGTGGTCGACGCCGTCGTCGCCGGGCTGCGGCGCAAACTCGGCTCCCCCGGCCTGGTGCACACCGTGCGGGGACAGGGGTTCCTGTTGTCGGCGGAGCCGGGGCCGTCCTGA
- a CDS encoding LysR family transcriptional regulator ArgP, whose translation MMSELPLDQVRTLLAVVDEGTFDSAAIALRLTPSAVSQRVKALEQRTGRVLLMRTKPVRPTESGEVVVRFARQLARLEHDAQAALGLSGPGEPTLLPIAVNSDSLATWFLPALRRVPEEMGLCYELRREDQDHTAALLRQGLAMAAVTSSPEAVTGCSVRRLGRMRYLPVASPAFADRWLGRREGTALRELIGDAPVIGFDRRDDLQDAFVRRLGPGPRPSARRHLVPTSEGFANAVASGMGWGMVPEVQAEPWLSDGRLVRLAPDHTVDVPLYWQQWKLESAALAAVAEAVAAEAAEALDGDWPE comes from the coding sequence ATGATGTCCGAGCTTCCTCTCGATCAGGTGCGGACCCTGCTGGCCGTGGTCGACGAAGGCACCTTCGACTCGGCGGCGATCGCCCTGCGCCTGACGCCGTCGGCGGTCAGCCAGCGGGTGAAGGCGCTGGAGCAGCGCACGGGCCGGGTACTGCTGATGCGCACGAAGCCGGTGCGGCCCACCGAGTCCGGTGAGGTGGTGGTGCGCTTCGCCCGCCAGCTGGCCAGGCTGGAGCACGACGCGCAGGCGGCGCTCGGCCTGTCCGGGCCGGGCGAGCCGACGCTCCTGCCGATCGCGGTGAACTCGGATTCACTGGCGACCTGGTTCCTGCCCGCCCTGCGGCGCGTGCCGGAGGAGATGGGGCTCTGTTACGAGCTGCGCCGGGAGGACCAGGACCATACGGCCGCCCTGCTGCGGCAGGGGCTGGCGATGGCCGCGGTGACCTCGTCGCCGGAGGCGGTGACCGGCTGCTCGGTGCGCCGGCTGGGCCGCATGCGGTATCTGCCGGTGGCCAGTCCCGCCTTCGCCGACCGGTGGCTGGGGCGGCGGGAGGGCACCGCGTTGCGCGAGCTGATCGGCGACGCCCCGGTGATCGGCTTCGACCGGCGCGACGATCTCCAGGACGCCTTCGTGCGCCGGCTCGGGCCCGGCCCTCGGCCGAGCGCCCGGCGCCACCTGGTACCCACGTCGGAGGGGTTCGCGAACGCCGTGGCGTCGGGCATGGGCTGGGGCATGGTGCCGGAGGTCCAGGCGGAGCCATGGCTGAGCGACGGCCGACTGGTGCGGCTCGCCCCGGACCACACGGTGGACGTCCCGCTGTACTGGCAGCAGTGGAAGCTGGAATCAGCTGCTCTGGCGGCCGTCGCCGAGGCGGTGGCGGCGGAGGCCGCGGAGGCACTCGACGGCGACTGGCCGGAGTGA
- a CDS encoding LysE/ArgO family amino acid transporter, producing MTNALTTAAAGFGTGLSLIVAIGAQNALVLRQGVRRDGVLAVVGICALSDAVLIALGVAGVGALVVAWPSALTVVGLLGGVFLIGYGLLAARRVLRPSALHAGDAPAASRRGVVLTCLAMTWLNPHVYLDTVFLLGSVAADRGPLRWTFGLGAILASVCWFAALGFGARLLSGVLARPSAWRVLDGLVAVMMIGLGAKLALSA from the coding sequence ATGACGAACGCCCTGACCACCGCAGCCGCCGGTTTCGGCACCGGCCTCTCGCTCATCGTCGCCATCGGAGCCCAGAACGCCCTGGTGCTGCGCCAGGGCGTCCGCCGCGACGGCGTGCTCGCGGTGGTCGGGATCTGCGCCCTGTCCGACGCGGTGCTCATCGCGCTGGGGGTCGCCGGGGTCGGCGCTCTCGTCGTGGCCTGGCCGTCGGCGCTGACGGTGGTGGGGCTGCTCGGCGGCGTGTTCCTGATCGGCTACGGACTGCTCGCCGCGCGCCGGGTCCTGCGGCCTTCGGCCCTGCACGCGGGGGACGCTCCGGCCGCCTCGCGCCGCGGTGTGGTGCTGACCTGCCTGGCGATGACCTGGCTCAACCCGCACGTGTACCTCGACACCGTGTTCCTGCTCGGGTCCGTCGCCGCCGACCGAGGGCCGTTGCGCTGGACCTTCGGCCTCGGCGCGATCCTCGCCAGCGTGTGCTGGTTCGCCGCGCTCGGGTTCGGCGCCCGGCTGCTGAGCGGAGTCCTCGCGCGGCCCTCCGCGTGGCGGGTGCTGGACGGTCTGGTCGCCGTGATGATGATCGGCCTCGGCGCGAAGCTGGCGCTGAGCGCCTGA
- the afsA gene encoding 2-oxo-3-(phosphooxy)propyl 3-oxoalkanoate synthase, with protein sequence MPEAAVLIDPVPTMDAEAEVAHPVGIDMVHRTRPEDAFPRNWVRLGRDRFAVEAVLPHDHPFFAPVGDDRHDPLLVAEAMRQAAMLAFHAGYGIPLGYQFLMTGLDYVCHQEHLAVGGEPTEIDVEVFCSDLKWRAGLPAQGRVGWAVHRDGQLAATGMGATRFSTPKAYRRMRGDAPAEGISIPETVPVPAVLAGRARAEDVVLSETGQDDVWELRVDTRHPTLFQRPNDHVPGMLLLEAARQAACLVAGPAGIVPMEASTRFHRYSEFGSPCWIGAVILPGEDEDTVTVQVTGRQDGESVFSTVLSGPRADG encoded by the coding sequence ATGCCCGAAGCAGCAGTCTTGATCGATCCGGTGCCGACTATGGACGCGGAGGCCGAGGTGGCGCATCCCGTGGGGATCGACATGGTGCACCGGACGAGGCCGGAGGACGCCTTTCCACGGAACTGGGTACGCCTGGGACGCGACCGGTTCGCGGTGGAAGCGGTTCTTCCGCACGACCACCCCTTCTTCGCTCCGGTGGGTGACGACCGGCACGATCCGCTGCTGGTCGCGGAGGCGATGCGACAGGCGGCCATGCTCGCCTTCCATGCCGGGTACGGGATCCCGCTCGGCTACCAGTTCCTGATGACGGGACTGGACTACGTCTGCCATCAGGAGCATCTGGCCGTGGGGGGCGAGCCCACCGAGATCGACGTGGAGGTGTTCTGCTCCGACCTGAAGTGGCGGGCCGGGCTCCCCGCGCAGGGACGGGTCGGCTGGGCGGTGCACCGGGACGGTCAGCTCGCCGCGACGGGGATGGGGGCGACCCGGTTCAGCACCCCCAAGGCGTACAGGCGGATGCGCGGTGACGCCCCGGCAGAGGGGATATCCATACCGGAGACCGTGCCGGTTCCGGCCGTCCTGGCGGGCCGCGCCCGCGCCGAGGACGTGGTGCTCTCGGAGACCGGGCAGGACGACGTCTGGGAACTGCGCGTGGACACCCGGCATCCCACCCTCTTCCAGCGCCCCAATGACCATGTCCCGGGCATGTTGCTGCTGGAGGCGGCCCGCCAGGCGGCGTGCCTGGTGGCAGGGCCCGCCGGAATTGTTCCGATGGAGGCGAGCACCCGGTTCCACCGGTACTCCGAGTTCGGCAGCCCGTGCTGGATAGGGGCGGTGATCCTGCCGGGGGAGGACGAGGATACGGTGACGGTCCAGGTGACAGGTCGTCAGGACGGCGAGTCGGTCTTCTCCACGGTCCTGTCCGGCCCCCGGGCCGACGGCTGA
- a CDS encoding NAD(P)H-binding protein — protein MILVTGATGAVGREVAGQLAEAGPVRILARRPERLMVRGAAVEVVEGEYGDRAALDRALRGVASVFLVTNSPTEPDDERVAAAAAAAGVRHLVKLSMMAVEEPGADDFITRRQRENEQVIRDSGVPWTFVRPRTFMSNTLSWAPGIRSAGVVRALYGDAPVACVDPRDVAAVAVAVLTGTGHQGRAYAVSGPEAITAREQTAQLSRVLGRPLRFEELGVDAARAALLAKYPPSVAEAFLQSAERQRAGAKASVVPTIQELTGRPARPFLSWSAEHAEAFTSE, from the coding sequence GTGATTCTCGTGACGGGTGCGACCGGAGCGGTGGGCCGTGAGGTCGCCGGACAGCTGGCGGAGGCCGGCCCCGTGCGGATTCTCGCGCGCCGCCCCGAGCGGCTCATGGTGCGGGGAGCAGCGGTCGAGGTCGTCGAGGGGGAGTACGGGGACCGCGCCGCTCTCGACCGGGCACTGCGGGGCGTCGCCTCGGTGTTCCTGGTGACGAACAGCCCGACGGAGCCCGACGACGAGCGGGTCGCCGCGGCCGCGGCCGCGGCGGGCGTACGCCACCTGGTCAAGCTGTCCATGATGGCGGTGGAGGAGCCGGGCGCCGATGACTTCATCACCCGGCGTCAGCGGGAGAACGAACAGGTGATCCGGGATTCGGGGGTCCCGTGGACGTTCGTGCGCCCCAGGACGTTCATGTCCAACACCCTTTCCTGGGCCCCCGGCATTCGGTCGGCGGGAGTGGTGCGCGCCCTGTACGGCGACGCTCCCGTAGCGTGCGTCGACCCGCGCGACGTCGCCGCGGTGGCCGTGGCCGTTCTCACCGGTACGGGGCACCAGGGCAGGGCGTACGCCGTGTCGGGCCCGGAGGCGATCACCGCGCGGGAGCAGACGGCCCAGCTCTCCCGGGTGCTGGGGCGGCCTCTGCGCTTCGAGGAACTGGGCGTGGACGCCGCGCGTGCGGCCCTGCTGGCGAAGTATCCGCCGTCCGTCGCGGAGGCTTTCCTGCAGAGCGCGGAGCGGCAGCGGGCGGGAGCGAAGGCGTCCGTGGTGCCCACGATCCAGGAACTCACGGGCCGCCCGGCGAGGCCGTTCCTCAGCTGGTCGGCCGAGCACGCGGAGGCTTTCACGTCGGAATAG
- a CDS encoding helix-turn-helix domain-containing protein — MDDHSEAAAPEPMDGRAELSEFLRTRRAKLQPGDVGLPEFGRHRRVPGLRREELAQLAGVSVAYYTRLEQGNGRNVSAEVLDAIARALRLTDAESAHLTHLAKPARHKKKRRTARVQRVRKGLLYLLDSMDGIPAYVTGARSDVLAWNPMAGAVFGDWGALPPAERNWARLVFLSPAYRDLFVNWDSKASDMVSYLRLYAGCHPDDPELSALVGELSVKSDEFRRLWATHNVKEKGHGIKVLRHPLVGELTLSYETLNLPDDEEQHLVTYHAEPGSESAQALRLLASWGADAGRVDVIDDARQGRAGER, encoded by the coding sequence ATGGACGATCACTCAGAGGCCGCCGCCCCCGAGCCGATGGACGGGCGGGCCGAGCTCAGTGAGTTCCTGCGCACCCGGAGGGCCAAGCTCCAGCCGGGGGACGTGGGCCTTCCGGAGTTCGGCCGGCACCGCCGGGTGCCCGGTCTGCGCCGGGAGGAGCTGGCGCAGCTGGCCGGGGTGTCCGTGGCGTACTACACGCGCCTGGAGCAGGGCAACGGGCGCAATGTGTCGGCCGAGGTGCTCGACGCGATCGCACGTGCGCTGCGGCTCACTGACGCCGAGAGCGCGCATCTGACCCACCTGGCCAAGCCCGCCCGGCACAAGAAGAAGCGCCGCACGGCCAGGGTGCAGCGGGTGCGGAAGGGGCTGCTGTACCTGCTCGACAGCATGGACGGCATCCCCGCGTACGTGACCGGGGCGCGGTCCGACGTCCTCGCCTGGAATCCGATGGCGGGGGCGGTGTTCGGTGACTGGGGTGCGCTGCCGCCGGCTGAGCGCAACTGGGCGCGACTGGTGTTCCTCTCCCCCGCCTACCGGGACCTGTTCGTGAACTGGGACTCCAAGGCCTCGGACATGGTCAGCTATCTGCGGCTGTACGCGGGCTGCCACCCCGACGATCCGGAGCTGTCGGCGCTGGTGGGCGAACTCTCGGTCAAGAGCGACGAGTTCCGGCGGTTGTGGGCCACGCACAACGTCAAGGAGAAGGGCCACGGCATCAAGGTGCTGCGGCATCCGCTCGTCGGGGAGCTGACTCTGTCGTACGAGACGCTGAACCTCCCGGACGACGAGGAGCAGCATCTGGTGACCTACCACGCGGAGCCGGGCTCGGAGTCGGCCCAGGCCCTGCGCCTGCTGGCGAGCTGGGGAGCGGACGCGGGCCGGGTCGACGTCATCGACGACGCGAGGCAGGGCCGCGCAGGCGAGCGATGA
- a CDS encoding NAD(P)-dependent alcohol dehydrogenase: protein MTTVAAYAAPRAKAPLERTTIERRPVGEFDVLIDIKFAGICHSDIHQARDGWGEGIFPMVPGHEIAGIVAETGPGVTRFKVGDRVGVGCMVDSCGACDACLMGREQHCAEGNTQTYNALDRGGEPTYGGYSTHIVVAETFALSIPEGIALDEAAPLLCAGITTYSPLRRWGAGPGKKVAVVGLGGLGHMAVKIAHALGAEVTVLSQSLRKKDDGLELGADHYYATSDPRTFEELAGAFDVILSTVSAPLDFGAYLALLRTDGTLVNVGAPEEPVSLNLFSLILGNKSIAGSMIGGIKETQEMLDFCAVHGLGAEIEVIGAGQVNEAYERVLASDVRYRFVIDTATI, encoded by the coding sequence ATGACCACCGTTGCCGCCTATGCCGCTCCCCGTGCCAAGGCCCCGCTGGAGCGCACCACGATCGAACGCCGCCCGGTGGGAGAGTTCGACGTGCTGATCGACATCAAGTTCGCCGGGATCTGCCACTCCGACATCCACCAGGCCCGCGACGGCTGGGGAGAGGGCATCTTCCCGATGGTGCCCGGCCACGAGATCGCGGGGATCGTCGCCGAGACCGGCCCCGGGGTGACCCGGTTCAAGGTGGGCGACCGCGTCGGCGTCGGCTGCATGGTCGACTCCTGCGGAGCGTGCGACGCGTGCCTGATGGGCCGCGAGCAGCACTGCGCCGAGGGGAACACCCAGACGTACAACGCCCTCGACCGCGGCGGCGAGCCCACGTACGGCGGCTACTCGACGCACATCGTCGTGGCCGAGACGTTCGCCCTCTCCATCCCCGAGGGCATCGCCCTGGACGAGGCCGCGCCGCTCCTGTGCGCGGGCATCACCACCTACTCCCCGCTCAGGCGCTGGGGCGCGGGTCCCGGCAAGAAGGTCGCCGTCGTCGGTCTCGGCGGTCTCGGCCACATGGCCGTCAAGATCGCGCACGCGCTCGGCGCCGAGGTCACCGTCCTCTCGCAGTCGCTGCGGAAGAAGGACGACGGGCTCGAGCTGGGCGCCGACCACTACTACGCGACCAGCGATCCGCGGACCTTCGAGGAACTGGCCGGCGCCTTCGACGTCATCCTCTCCACGGTCTCGGCCCCGCTGGACTTCGGCGCCTACCTCGCTCTGCTGCGGACCGACGGAACCCTGGTCAACGTGGGCGCCCCCGAGGAGCCGGTCTCGCTGAACCTGTTCTCCCTGATCCTGGGCAACAAGTCGATCGCGGGTTCGATGATCGGCGGGATCAAGGAGACCCAGGAGATGCTGGACTTCTGCGCCGTGCACGGGCTCGGCGCCGAGATCGAGGTGATCGGCGCGGGTCAGGTCAACGAGGCGTACGAGCGGGTTCTCGCCAGCGACGTCCGCTACCGCTTCGTGATCGACACGGCGACGATCTGA
- a CDS encoding alpha/beta hydrolase: MSYAEDAEKTTRTRAAARTTTAARTTARTAAAGLALALTAGITAAPALATVRPGPELRTVAPPTTAGALDRYYRQPLDWGTCMSSPQDETGRDLDKAGVRCADVTVPLDYTDPGGRTITVAISRLKATDTRRRIGAILLNNGGPGGPAVDSPPIVRTAMQEVGPRYDIVGFDPRFVGRSTPLDCGWPVGFTWFSAGASRAGFDRQVALSKSLAAKCRATNASVLPHISTRNTARDMDVIRGALGERKISYLGYSYGTYLGTVYTQMFPGRYDRMVLDGAVGPDDYNPRLLKHTVRENEQALSAWAAWAAARHPAYGLGRSRTAVLATIDHVMARAARAPLTLGAAPDVFRVDDTHIPTLLFMGVADDGDGSRDLLAQQVAALSQASKGREAPLPPEFAETLGLLLSGAGSSFGSSQTAIICGDVPAPRETERYWRDIQRSRGAHPLFGPLTENIGPCAFWDAPREAPTRISHDAPVLLVAATGDPRTTYRSTTTLHTRLPGSRLLTLENANRHALYGEYGNACVDTEVNRYLATGRLPKTDETCVK, encoded by the coding sequence GTGAGTTACGCAGAGGACGCAGAGAAGACCACCCGGACCCGGGCGGCCGCCCGCACCACCACGGCCGCCCGGACGACCGCCAGGACCGCCGCCGCGGGCCTGGCCCTGGCCCTCACGGCGGGCATCACGGCGGCTCCGGCCCTGGCCACCGTACGGCCCGGCCCGGAACTTCGTACGGTCGCACCGCCGACGACTGCCGGAGCGCTCGACCGCTACTACCGCCAGCCCCTGGACTGGGGCACCTGTATGAGCTCCCCGCAGGACGAGACGGGCAGAGACCTGGACAAGGCGGGCGTGCGGTGTGCCGACGTCACGGTCCCGCTGGACTACACAGACCCCGGGGGCCGGACGATCACGGTCGCGATATCCCGTCTGAAGGCCACCGACACCCGCCGCCGCATCGGCGCGATCCTCCTCAACAACGGCGGCCCCGGCGGCCCGGCCGTGGATTCCCCGCCGATCGTCCGCACGGCGATGCAGGAGGTCGGCCCGCGCTACGACATCGTCGGTTTCGACCCGCGCTTCGTCGGCCGGAGCACCCCGCTGGACTGCGGCTGGCCCGTCGGCTTCACCTGGTTCTCGGCCGGAGCGAGCCGGGCGGGCTTCGACCGCCAGGTGGCGCTGAGCAAGAGCCTGGCCGCCAAGTGCCGCGCCACGAACGCCTCGGTACTCCCGCACATCAGCACCCGCAACACAGCCAGGGACATGGACGTGATCCGGGGCGCACTGGGCGAGCGGAAGATCTCCTACCTGGGCTATTCGTACGGCACCTACCTGGGCACGGTCTACACCCAGATGTTCCCCGGCCGCTACGACCGGATGGTCCTGGACGGAGCGGTGGGGCCGGACGACTACAACCCGCGCCTGCTGAAGCACACGGTGCGCGAGAACGAGCAGGCGCTCTCCGCCTGGGCCGCCTGGGCGGCCGCCCGCCACCCGGCGTACGGCCTGGGCCGCTCCCGTACGGCGGTGCTCGCCACCATCGACCACGTCATGGCGAGGGCGGCGCGCGCACCGCTGACCCTCGGCGCCGCCCCCGACGTCTTCCGGGTCGACGACACCCACATACCGACGCTGCTCTTCATGGGCGTGGCCGACGACGGCGACGGCTCGCGCGATCTCCTGGCCCAGCAGGTGGCGGCACTGTCCCAGGCGTCGAAGGGCCGCGAGGCTCCGCTGCCCCCCGAGTTCGCGGAGACGCTGGGTCTGCTGCTCTCCGGCGCGGGCTCCTCCTTCGGCAGCTCCCAGACGGCGATCATCTGCGGTGACGTGCCGGCCCCGCGCGAGACCGAGCGCTACTGGCGCGACATCCAACGGAGCCGTGGCGCACACCCGTTGTTCGGCCCCCTCACCGAGAACATCGGCCCCTGCGCCTTCTGGGACGCGCCACGGGAAGCCCCCACCCGTATCAGCCACGACGCCCCCGTCCTCCTGGTCGCGGCCACGGGCGACCCCCGCACCACCTACCGGAGCACCACCACCCTGCACACCAGGCTTCCCGGCTCCAGGCTCCTCACCCTGGAGAACGCCAACCGCCACGCCCTGTACGGGGAGTACGGGAACGCCTGCGTGGACACCGAGGTCAACCGCTACCTCGCGACGGGCCGGCTCCCGAAGACGGACGAGACCTGCGTGAAGTGA